Proteins found in one Planctomycetes bacterium MalM25 genomic segment:
- the folE gene encoding GTP cyclohydrolase 1 — protein MSVAFETGITTNGNGQHRRIEEANRTASLDHPDVDLEAIKGAVRTILTAVGEDPDREGLLETPRRVAKMYAEMFEGLRADPGKHLEVTFPEEYDELVLVRDIPFTSMCEHHLLPFTGVAHVGYLPNGRVTGLSKLARVVEEVARRPQVQERMSQTIADLIEEKLGSAGVAVVIRAEHSCMSIRGVKKHGSNTVTSALRGVFKANQASRAEVMSLINNG, from the coding sequence ATGTCAGTGGCTTTTGAGACCGGAATTACGACCAACGGCAACGGCCAACACCGCCGGATCGAAGAGGCGAACCGAACCGCCTCCCTAGACCATCCGGACGTCGATCTCGAGGCGATCAAGGGCGCGGTCCGCACGATCCTCACCGCGGTGGGCGAAGACCCCGACCGCGAGGGCCTGCTCGAGACGCCCCGCCGTGTCGCGAAGATGTACGCGGAGATGTTCGAGGGCCTGCGGGCCGACCCCGGGAAGCACCTCGAGGTGACTTTCCCGGAGGAGTACGACGAGCTCGTCCTCGTCCGCGACATCCCGTTCACCAGCATGTGCGAGCACCACCTGCTGCCGTTCACGGGAGTCGCGCACGTCGGCTATCTTCCGAACGGCCGTGTGACGGGCCTGAGCAAGCTCGCCCGCGTTGTCGAAGAGGTCGCCCGCCGTCCGCAGGTGCAGGAGCGGATGAGCCAGACCATCGCCGACCTGATCGAGGAGAAGCTCGGCTCCGCGGGGGTCGCCGTGGTGATCCGGGCGGAGCACTCCTGCATGTCGATCCGCGGCGTGAAAAAGCACGGTTCCAACACCGTGACCAGCGCCCTGCGCGGCGTGTTCAAAGCGAACCAAGCGAGCCGCGCCGAAGTGATGTCCCTGATCAACAACGGCTGA
- the ydjH gene encoding putative sugar kinase YdjH, with translation MRPLEQLKVSGMSLLVVGSVAIDNVETPSDRRDEMLGGSASHFSYAASFFTPVQLVGVVGDDFPTEHTELLQGVGVDTAGLQRTEGGKTFRWTGRYLPNMNDRETLDVQLNVFGEFDPVVPESFRDAKLVFLANGVPAVQAKVLAQATDRQLVVADTMDLWINEHRADLDALVKQIDGLVLNDGEAKLLTGEQNLVAAGEAVLELGPRFAIVKKGEHGAMYFGRNEQGEIEAHVLPAYPTREVIDPTGAGDSFAGGLMGYLAESGELTAEAFKKAMAYGTVVASYNVEGFGLERLTQVDRDEIDNRYADYKQMLTF, from the coding sequence ATGCGCCCCCTCGAACAGTTGAAGGTCTCAGGTATGTCGCTGCTGGTGGTTGGTTCCGTTGCGATCGATAACGTCGAAACCCCCTCGGACCGTCGCGACGAGATGCTCGGCGGGTCGGCTTCGCACTTCTCGTACGCGGCCAGCTTCTTCACGCCGGTCCAACTGGTTGGGGTGGTCGGCGACGATTTCCCGACGGAGCACACGGAGCTGCTCCAGGGCGTCGGCGTCGATACGGCGGGGCTGCAGCGGACCGAGGGGGGCAAGACCTTCCGCTGGACCGGGCGTTACCTGCCGAACATGAACGACCGCGAGACGCTCGACGTCCAGCTCAACGTCTTCGGCGAGTTCGACCCGGTGGTCCCCGAGTCCTTCCGCGACGCGAAGCTCGTTTTCCTCGCCAACGGCGTCCCTGCGGTGCAAGCGAAGGTGCTCGCTCAGGCGACCGACCGGCAGCTCGTGGTTGCCGACACGATGGACCTGTGGATCAACGAGCATCGCGCCGACCTCGACGCCCTCGTGAAGCAGATCGACGGCCTCGTGCTGAACGACGGCGAAGCGAAGCTCCTCACCGGCGAGCAGAATCTGGTTGCCGCCGGCGAAGCGGTGCTCGAATTGGGCCCCCGTTTCGCGATCGTGAAGAAGGGCGAGCACGGCGCGATGTACTTCGGCCGCAACGAGCAGGGCGAGATCGAAGCCCACGTCCTTCCCGCCTACCCGACCCGCGAGGTCATCGATCCGACCGGCGCGGGTGACAGCTTCGCGGGGGGCCTGATGGGCTACCTCGCGGAGAGCGGCGAGCTGACCGCCGAGGCCTTCAAGAAGGCGATGGCCTACGGAACCGTGGTCGCCAGCTACAACGTCGAGGGCTTCGGCCTCGAGCGGCTCACGCAGGTCGATCGCGACGAGATCGACAACCGCTACGCCGACTACAAGCAGATGCTCACCTTCTGA
- a CDS encoding Deoxyribodipyrimidine photo-lyase-related protein, with product MPDTSNAVKARTLALVLGDQLDRESALWDDFDPDRDVVWMAEASEESTHVWSHKVRIAFFLAAMRHFRDALAERGYRVDYCELGEEATTLSDALRDAIDRLRPERLAVVHPGEWRVRDALRALSEEKGLELIEHDDTHFYTTPEDFARHAEGRKQVRLEYFYRELRKRFGVLMEDGQPIGGAWNFDKENRGAFGKRGPGRLRKPRSSKPDEITREVLDLVNDRFAEHPGSLDHFDWPVTVGDARRALADFIKHRLPSFGEYQDAMWTDEPWLYHSRLSAAINVKLLGPHEVVDAAVAAYESGEAPLNAVEGFVRQILGWREYVRGVYWNHMPRYLDRNALEANQPLPDFYWTGDTEMACLRDAIHQTLRYGYAHHIQRLMVTGLFAMLLGVDPRRVHEWYLAVYVDAVEWVELPNTLGMSQHADGGLMGSKPYCATGKYIQRMSNHCGECRFDPAKAAGDDACPFTTLYWDFLARNRERLRGNNRMAMQLKNLDRKDPAELAAIRERADSLREELAPSLPEG from the coding sequence ATGCCGGATACTTCAAACGCGGTGAAGGCCAGGACGCTCGCTCTGGTGCTCGGTGACCAGCTCGATCGCGAGTCGGCGCTGTGGGACGACTTCGACCCCGATCGGGATGTGGTCTGGATGGCGGAGGCCTCCGAGGAGTCGACGCACGTCTGGTCGCACAAGGTGCGGATCGCGTTCTTCCTGGCGGCGATGCGGCATTTTCGAGACGCGTTGGCCGAACGCGGCTACCGCGTTGACTACTGCGAGCTTGGCGAGGAAGCGACCACGCTCTCCGATGCCTTGCGCGACGCGATCGACCGCCTGCGGCCCGAACGCCTCGCCGTGGTCCATCCGGGCGAGTGGCGCGTGCGCGATGCGCTCCGGGCCTTGTCGGAGGAGAAGGGGCTGGAACTCATCGAGCACGACGACACCCACTTCTACACCACGCCCGAGGACTTCGCCCGCCACGCCGAGGGGCGCAAGCAGGTGCGGCTGGAGTACTTCTACCGCGAGCTGCGGAAGCGTTTCGGTGTGCTGATGGAGGACGGTCAGCCGATCGGCGGGGCGTGGAACTTCGATAAAGAGAACCGGGGCGCCTTCGGCAAGCGGGGGCCCGGCAGGCTTCGGAAACCGCGCTCGTCGAAGCCCGACGAGATCACTCGGGAGGTCCTCGACCTCGTTAACGATCGATTCGCCGAGCACCCTGGTTCGCTCGACCATTTCGATTGGCCCGTCACGGTGGGCGACGCTCGCCGGGCGCTAGCCGACTTCATCAAGCATCGCTTGCCGAGCTTCGGCGAGTACCAGGACGCGATGTGGACGGACGAGCCTTGGCTCTATCATTCGCGTCTCTCCGCGGCGATAAACGTGAAACTGCTTGGCCCGCATGAGGTCGTTGACGCCGCGGTCGCTGCCTACGAGTCGGGCGAGGCGCCGCTCAATGCGGTGGAGGGCTTCGTCCGCCAGATCCTCGGTTGGCGCGAGTATGTGCGGGGCGTCTATTGGAACCACATGCCGAGGTACCTCGATCGCAACGCGCTCGAAGCCAATCAGCCGTTGCCTGATTTCTATTGGACTGGCGACACCGAGATGGCTTGCCTCCGCGACGCCATCCATCAGACGCTCCGCTACGGCTACGCCCACCACATCCAGCGGCTAATGGTCACCGGTCTGTTCGCCATGCTGCTGGGGGTCGATCCGCGGCGTGTTCACGAGTGGTACTTGGCCGTGTATGTCGACGCGGTCGAGTGGGTTGAGCTGCCCAACACGCTCGGGATGTCGCAGCACGCCGACGGCGGCCTGATGGGCAGCAAGCCGTATTGCGCCACCGGCAAGTACATCCAGCGGATGAGCAATCATTGCGGCGAGTGCCGGTTCGACCCAGCGAAGGCGGCCGGCGACGACGCCTGCCCGTTCACGACGCTCTACTGGGACTTCCTGGCTCGGAACCGCGAGCGTTTGCGGGGCAACAACCGGATGGCGATGCAGCTGAAGAACCTCGATCGGAAAGACCCGGCGGAACTCGCAGCCATTCGTGAAAGGGCCGACTCACTCCGTGAGGAGTTGGCGCCGAGCCTGCCAGAAGGTTGA
- the arfB gene encoding Peptidyl-tRNA hydrolase ArfB, protein MQSDLVINERLAIPRSEIQFSFARSAGPGGQNVNKVNTKAVLRWRPSASASLPAAVRQRLISEVKNRLTREGDLIITSDRHREQGRNVGECLQRLKALVSAAAKPPKRRRPTRPTRASKERRLNDKRANAAKKSGRRQNPEES, encoded by the coding sequence GTGCAAAGCGACTTGGTGATCAACGAGCGCCTTGCGATCCCCCGGTCGGAGATCCAATTCAGCTTCGCCCGCAGCGCCGGTCCGGGCGGTCAGAATGTCAACAAAGTGAACACCAAGGCGGTGCTGCGTTGGCGGCCGAGCGCCTCGGCTTCGCTTCCCGCCGCCGTGCGGCAACGGTTGATCAGCGAGGTCAAGAACCGGCTGACTCGTGAGGGCGACCTGATCATCACGAGTGACCGTCACCGCGAACAAGGACGCAACGTCGGCGAGTGTTTGCAGCGACTAAAGGCGCTCGTCTCTGCAGCCGCGAAACCACCCAAAAGGCGGCGCCCCACGCGGCCGACACGCGCCTCGAAAGAGCGTCGCCTGAACGATAAGCGGGCGAACGCGGCCAAGAAGTCGGGCCGGCGCCAGAATCCCGAGGAGTCCTAA
- a CDS encoding deoxyribodipyrimidine photolyase, protein MTDATPAVRLRDAHETPRPVHAECEYVLYWMTAYRRPSWNFALDRAIAWARELDKPLVVLEALRIDYLWASDRLHAFVVEGMRDNRDAFDSISGVAYYPYVEPERGSGAGLLASLAGRASVVIGDDYPCFFLPAQARAARRAVPCRYELVDSNGLYPLRATEKVFSRAFDFRRQLHKDLTPHLAETPRADPLEDLDLPDAGGVIDADLARWPVVTDEQLKDPSALVATLPIDHGVPPVAREPGGWVAARERLSRFIDQRLQRYDQRNQPEVEAPSELSAHLHYGHISAHEVFDAVAQREGWTPDRIAAKPTGARAGWWGMSEVAEGFLDELITWREVGFNMASKRADYDRYESLPNWAQATLEEHAEDDREHVYTLEQFEKAQTHNDLWNAAQRQLVREGRIHNYLRMLWGKKILHWSESPRMALAIMIELNNKYALDGRDPNSYSGIFWVLGRYDRAWGPERPIFGKIRYMTADNTARKVSVKEYVRRYAADGERSLF, encoded by the coding sequence GTGACCGACGCCACACCAGCCGTCCGCCTGCGCGACGCCCACGAAACGCCGCGACCGGTCCACGCCGAGTGCGAGTACGTCCTCTACTGGATGACCGCCTACCGGCGTCCCTCGTGGAACTTCGCACTCGACCGGGCGATCGCCTGGGCTCGCGAACTCGACAAGCCGTTGGTGGTGCTCGAGGCTTTGCGGATCGACTACCTTTGGGCGAGCGATCGCCTCCACGCGTTTGTCGTCGAGGGAATGCGTGACAACCGCGACGCTTTCGACTCAATCTCTGGTGTCGCCTATTACCCGTACGTCGAGCCCGAACGCGGGTCGGGGGCCGGGCTGCTGGCTTCGCTGGCTGGCCGCGCCAGTGTCGTCATCGGGGATGATTACCCTTGCTTCTTCTTGCCGGCGCAGGCCCGTGCGGCGAGGCGTGCCGTGCCATGCCGTTACGAGTTGGTCGACTCGAACGGTCTCTACCCGCTGAGGGCGACCGAGAAGGTCTTCTCTCGCGCTTTCGACTTCCGCCGGCAACTGCACAAGGACCTGACGCCGCACCTCGCCGAAACGCCCCGGGCCGATCCCCTCGAAGACCTCGACCTGCCCGACGCGGGCGGCGTGATCGACGCTGATCTGGCACGCTGGCCCGTGGTGACTGATGAGCAACTCAAGGACCCGAGCGCCTTGGTCGCCACGCTGCCGATCGATCACGGCGTACCGCCCGTCGCGCGCGAACCGGGCGGGTGGGTCGCCGCCCGCGAGCGGCTGAGTCGGTTCATCGACCAACGGCTCCAACGATACGACCAGCGGAACCAACCCGAGGTCGAGGCGCCGAGCGAGCTGTCCGCCCACCTGCATTACGGGCACATTTCGGCTCACGAGGTCTTCGACGCGGTGGCCCAGCGCGAAGGGTGGACCCCTGACCGGATCGCGGCTAAGCCGACCGGCGCCCGCGCAGGGTGGTGGGGCATGAGCGAGGTCGCCGAGGGCTTCCTCGACGAGCTGATCACCTGGCGTGAGGTCGGCTTCAACATGGCGAGCAAGCGCGCCGACTACGACCGCTACGAGTCGCTCCCCAATTGGGCGCAAGCCACGCTCGAGGAACACGCCGAGGACGACCGCGAGCATGTTTACACCCTCGAGCAGTTCGAGAAGGCGCAGACGCACAACGATCTTTGGAACGCGGCTCAGCGACAGTTGGTCCGCGAGGGACGCATCCACAACTACCTTCGCATGCTGTGGGGCAAGAAGATCCTCCACTGGAGCGAAAGCCCGCGGATGGCGCTTGCCATCATGATCGAGCTGAACAACAAGTACGCGCTCGACGGCCGCGACCCGAACAGCTACTCGGGCATCTTCTGGGTGCTGGGCAGGTACGACCGCGCGTGGGGGCCCGAGCGGCCGATCTTTGGCAAGATCCGCTACATGACCGCCGACAACACCGCTCGCAAGGTCTCCGTGAAAGAGTACGTGCGGCGTTACGCGGCGGACGGCGAGCGATCTCTCTTCTAG
- the tsaA gene encoding putative peroxiredoxin codes for MSDPTTFEQFDLPPATLVQKDAPDFAAQAVMPDGSFKEVKLSDYEGKYVLLFFWPLDFTFVCPTEIIAFSEAAGEFEKLGVQLLGVSIDSHFTHLAWTNTPREQGGIGKTAYPLVADLTKEIADSYGVLLPGGIALRGLFLIDQKGVVRHQVVNDLPLGRSVDEAIRMVMALQYFEQNGEVCPANWKEGAATIKPDVEKSKSYFEGEYASKA; via the coding sequence ATGAGCGACCCCACCACTTTCGAGCAGTTCGATCTCCCCCCCGCCACGCTGGTCCAGAAGGACGCCCCCGACTTCGCCGCCCAGGCCGTGATGCCGGACGGGTCGTTCAAAGAAGTGAAGCTGTCGGACTACGAGGGCAAGTACGTCCTGCTCTTCTTCTGGCCGCTCGACTTCACGTTCGTCTGCCCGACCGAGATCATCGCCTTCTCCGAGGCCGCCGGCGAGTTCGAGAAGCTCGGCGTGCAGCTGCTGGGCGTCTCGATCGACAGCCACTTCACCCACCTCGCCTGGACCAACACGCCGCGTGAGCAGGGCGGCATCGGCAAGACCGCCTACCCGCTGGTCGCCGACCTCACCAAGGAGATCGCTGACTCGTACGGCGTGCTCCTGCCGGGCGGGATCGCTCTGCGGGGCCTCTTCTTGATCGACCAGAAGGGCGTTGTGCGTCACCAGGTGGTCAACGACCTGCCGCTCGGCCGCAGCGTCGACGAGGCGATCCGCATGGTCATGGCGCTCCAGTACTTCGAGCAGAACGGCGAAGTCTGCCCCGCCAACTGGAAAGAAGGCGCGGCCACGATCAAGCCGGACGTCGAGAAGAGCAAGTCGTACTTCGAGGGCGAGTACGCCTCCAAGGCCTGA
- a CDS encoding 6-pyruvoyl tetrahydropterin synthase → MLIQKEYKFYAAHRNEELADKCRNLHGHRYGLVCYFEVERTGALTTLFGDFDAKIEPHLKEHYDHGMLINRTDPLYATLQEHERRTGERFRFKVFDAPTTVENLAFTLFGEITDMGFRLAKLDVRETDSSVITYTREDWIADNRDASRLKSEQNSITAE, encoded by the coding sequence ATGCTGATCCAGAAAGAATACAAGTTCTACGCGGCTCACCGGAACGAGGAACTGGCCGATAAGTGCCGGAACCTGCACGGCCACCGGTACGGTCTGGTCTGCTACTTCGAGGTGGAGCGGACCGGGGCATTGACCACCCTGTTCGGCGATTTCGACGCCAAGATCGAGCCGCACCTGAAAGAGCACTACGATCACGGGATGCTCATCAACCGGACCGACCCGCTGTACGCGACGCTCCAGGAGCACGAACGCCGCACCGGAGAGCGTTTTCGGTTCAAGGTCTTCGACGCCCCGACGACCGTCGAGAATCTGGCGTTCACGCTGTTCGGCGAGATCACCGACATGGGCTTCCGACTCGCCAAGCTCGACGTGCGTGAGACCGACTCCTCGGTGATCACGTACACGCGCGAAGACTGGATCGCCGATAACCGCGACGCTTCGCGTCTGAAGAGCGAGCAAAACTCGATCACGGCCGAGTGA
- the queG gene encoding Epoxyqueuosine reductase: protein MTDAELTERLKRLAADLGFTLSGVAPAVTPPGVERLDAWLAAGYAGEMSYLADRREAYEHPRHVLDGARSVLMLAIDYRTAEPVPVGPGQGRVSRYAWGDADYHDVIRPKLHRLADALREWRPGADARGVVDTAPLMERDFAVLAGLGWIGKNTLLLNRGRGSYFFLAALATDAELVPDLPHATDHCGTCTACLDACPTDAFTAPGVLDATRCLSYATIEAKGLPPLDVREGVGEWLFGCDVCQEVCPWNRHAPPASEQVFEPREGMNPVELAELFELDEDAFRRRFRGTPLWRPKRRGLLRNAALVLGAMKPEGAERSLALGLRDEEPLVRAACVWALSRLGAESARVLIKERQAVETDRGVRDEIDAVI, encoded by the coding sequence ATGACCGACGCCGAGCTCACCGAACGACTCAAACGCCTCGCGGCCGATCTGGGGTTCACCCTGTCGGGCGTGGCGCCGGCCGTGACGCCCCCCGGGGTCGAGCGTCTCGACGCCTGGCTCGCCGCCGGCTACGCCGGAGAAATGAGCTACTTGGCCGATCGCCGCGAGGCTTACGAGCACCCTCGCCACGTGCTCGACGGCGCCCGCAGCGTGCTCATGCTGGCCATCGATTACCGCACGGCGGAGCCGGTACCCGTGGGGCCCGGCCAGGGGCGCGTGTCGCGCTACGCCTGGGGTGACGCCGACTACCACGACGTGATCCGCCCCAAGCTGCACCGACTCGCCGACGCGCTGCGCGAGTGGCGTCCCGGCGCGGACGCCCGGGGGGTGGTCGATACGGCGCCCCTCATGGAACGCGACTTCGCCGTGCTGGCGGGGCTCGGCTGGATCGGCAAGAACACGCTGCTGCTCAATCGCGGCCGTGGGAGCTACTTTTTCCTCGCCGCATTGGCTACCGACGCGGAACTCGTCCCCGATCTGCCGCACGCGACCGACCACTGCGGCACGTGCACCGCCTGCCTCGACGCCTGCCCGACCGACGCCTTCACCGCGCCGGGCGTGCTCGACGCGACGCGGTGCCTCAGCTACGCGACGATCGAGGCGAAGGGCCTTCCGCCCCTCGACGTCCGCGAGGGCGTCGGCGAGTGGCTCTTCGGCTGCGACGTCTGTCAAGAAGTCTGCCCGTGGAACCGCCACGCCCCGCCGGCGAGCGAGCAGGTGTTTGAACCGCGCGAGGGGATGAACCCGGTCGAGCTGGCCGAACTGTTCGAGCTCGACGAGGACGCCTTCCGTCGGCGTTTCCGCGGCACGCCGCTCTGGCGACCGAAGCGGCGCGGGCTGCTGCGCAACGCGGCGTTGGTGCTCGGCGCCATGAAACCGGAGGGGGCCGAGCGGTCTCTAGCGCTGGGGCTGCGGGACGAGGAGCCGCTGGTGCGGGCGGCGTGCGTGTGGGCTTTGAGCCGCCTGGGCGCCGAGTCCGCCCGGGTCCTGATCAAAGAGCGCCAGGCCGTAGAAACGGACAGAGGAGTGCGCGACGAGATCGACGCCGTGATCTAG
- a CDS encoding Immunogenic protein MPT70 precursor, producing MKSLALALAATLLTAPTLLACDTCGCKDAKHAAAHSEGAAHPHDIVDTAVEADGFTTLVAAVKAAGLVETLKGDGPFTVFAPTDEAFKKVDPATLASLLKPENKDQLVKILTHHVVPGKVMAAQVVGITEAETAAETKLPISVSGDTVTVDGAKVIVTDIECTNGVIHAIDTVMLP from the coding sequence ATGAAATCTCTCGCTCTGGCCCTTGCCGCCACGCTGCTGACCGCCCCAACCCTGCTTGCCTGCGACACTTGCGGCTGCAAAGACGCCAAGCACGCCGCCGCCCACAGCGAGGGCGCCGCCCACCCGCACGACATCGTCGATACGGCCGTCGAGGCCGATGGCTTCACCACGCTGGTCGCCGCCGTGAAGGCCGCCGGCTTGGTCGAAACCCTGAAGGGAGACGGCCCTTTCACGGTCTTCGCCCCGACCGACGAGGCGTTCAAGAAGGTTGATCCGGCAACCCTCGCTTCGCTGCTCAAGCCGGAGAACAAGGACCAGTTGGTCAAGATCCTCACGCACCACGTCGTGCCGGGTAAGGTGATGGCCGCGCAAGTCGTCGGCATCACCGAGGCCGAAACCGCCGCCGAGACCAAGCTGCCGATCTCGGTCAGTGGCGACACGGTGACCGTCGATGGCGCCAAGGTCATCGTTACCGATATCGAGTGCACCAACGGCGTGATCCACGCGATCGACACCGTGATGCTCCCGTGA
- the degU gene encoding Transcriptional regulatory protein DegU, translating to MSTTVLLADDHPAIYAGLHAWFAGSSIEIIGEAEDGERAAQLALELRPQVVLMEVLLPRVDGLQCLSKLREAGFRSPVLCYTAHGNPTYAARASALGAAGFLSKTAGRQELIDAIKTVAEGGSCWPGRLLRRLTGSVNMPSGESGPATPLTSRESEVLKQLAFGLSNKEIAAALGISYETVKEHVQHILRKLNVADRTQAAVWAVRQGLA from the coding sequence ATGTCAACGACCGTGCTGCTAGCCGACGACCACCCGGCCATTTATGCAGGCCTCCACGCTTGGTTTGCCGGTTCTTCTATCGAGATCATCGGCGAAGCCGAGGACGGCGAACGGGCGGCACAGCTCGCTCTGGAACTGCGGCCGCAGGTCGTGCTCATGGAGGTGCTGCTGCCCCGCGTCGATGGCTTGCAGTGCCTGAGCAAGCTCCGCGAGGCGGGCTTCCGTTCGCCGGTGCTTTGCTACACCGCTCACGGCAACCCGACTTACGCCGCACGCGCGTCCGCGTTGGGGGCGGCCGGATTCCTCTCAAAAACCGCTGGTCGTCAGGAGCTGATCGACGCCATCAAGACCGTCGCTGAGGGGGGCTCCTGCTGGCCGGGGCGTCTGCTCCGGCGCCTAACGGGCTCGGTCAATATGCCGTCGGGGGAATCGGGACCGGCGACGCCGCTCACGTCGCGTGAGAGCGAAGTGCTGAAGCAGCTCGCTTTCGGGCTGAGCAATAAAGAGATCGCCGCCGCCCTCGGCATCAGCTACGAGACCGTCAAGGAGCACGTGCAGCACATCCTGCGGAAGCTGAACGTCGCGGACCGGACCCAAGCGGCCGTCTGGGCCGTGCGTCAGGGCCTCGCCTGA
- a CDS encoding fructoselysine 3-epimerase — translation MTLLSINEQTTYQWSFEEDLLHARDAGYDGLGVWLRKLSDFGEERAIELIEESGLGVSSLSWVGGFTGADAASAAENIAAARDAIALAGELRAGCLVMYTGGRNGHTLRHSDRLLRTALDALTPHAEEHGVPLALEPMHPACSREWTFLTDLPETLRLIRQYESPGLKLSLDTFHFPLSQADDALVRELVPHLAVVHVGDYVEPRGVDQARVPLGRGEAPLGSTLELLREAGYEGYYDVKLLGPEIEATDYHELLRRSRRALEDLLTPRPTSTPTENACKATW, via the coding sequence ATGACGCTGCTGTCGATCAATGAGCAGACGACCTACCAGTGGTCGTTTGAAGAGGACCTGCTCCACGCCCGCGACGCGGGTTACGACGGCCTGGGGGTGTGGCTCCGCAAACTAAGCGACTTCGGCGAAGAGCGCGCCATCGAGCTGATCGAGGAGAGCGGGCTCGGCGTTTCGAGCCTCTCGTGGGTCGGCGGTTTCACCGGGGCCGACGCCGCCAGCGCCGCCGAGAACATCGCCGCAGCCCGTGACGCGATCGCCTTAGCGGGCGAACTGCGAGCGGGATGCCTCGTGATGTACACGGGAGGCCGCAACGGCCACACCCTGCGGCATAGCGATCGACTCCTCCGCACCGCCCTGGACGCCCTGACCCCTCACGCCGAGGAACACGGGGTGCCGCTCGCCTTGGAGCCGATGCACCCGGCCTGCTCGCGCGAGTGGACCTTCCTGACCGATCTGCCGGAGACGCTCCGGCTGATTCGACAGTACGAGTCGCCCGGGCTGAAACTCTCTCTCGATACGTTCCATTTCCCCCTCTCTCAGGCCGACGACGCCCTGGTGCGCGAACTCGTCCCGCACCTGGCTGTCGTACACGTCGGCGACTACGTCGAGCCGCGTGGTGTCGATCAAGCCCGGGTCCCCTTGGGGCGAGGCGAGGCCCCGCTCGGATCGACTCTCGAACTCCTCCGCGAGGCGGGCTACGAGGGCTACTACGATGTGAAACTCCTCGGCCCCGAGATCGAGGCGACCGATTATCATGAGTTGCTGCGTCGCTCACGCCGAGCGCTCGAAGACCTGCTGACCCCCCGCCCGACCAGCACCCCGACCGAAAACGCGTGCAAAGCGACTTGGTGA
- the sigB gene encoding RNA polymerase sigma factor SigB, whose product MSVSNRPTRRSQSASPRKATASRAITCRRTKAAQATSPALLKRAARLLDAEIDFIPNDGFVGQRDRFAESSELVQRVEKGLEGNAASPASGLPAHLGRLCATPLLSAEEEKELFERMNYCKYRAHALASRLSRSRPALDKVREAESCLIRAERLRNYLIQANTRLVMSIARKFADARNGFDDLLSQGIASLMHAVEKFDFSRGYRFSTYATCAVRRDLYRLVMKQKQSLQRFATGSGELLDGCAEDEADPDELTESSWRHLSTALVKMLERLDERERFIITYRFGLDETGNRSSYSRLGERLGISKERVRQLANRALDKLREHAPEFRLEALVS is encoded by the coding sequence ATGAGCGTCAGCAATCGCCCCACTCGCCGATCGCAATCAGCCAGTCCTCGTAAAGCCACGGCTTCCCGAGCAATCACGTGCCGCCGCACCAAGGCGGCTCAGGCGACTTCGCCCGCTCTGCTTAAGCGGGCTGCCCGCCTCCTCGATGCGGAAATCGACTTCATCCCGAATGACGGTTTCGTTGGCCAGAGAGACCGATTCGCCGAGTCTTCCGAGCTGGTTCAGCGAGTTGAGAAGGGTTTGGAAGGAAACGCCGCCTCGCCCGCCTCGGGCCTGCCCGCGCACTTGGGCCGTTTGTGCGCCACCCCGCTTCTCAGCGCTGAAGAGGAAAAAGAGCTCTTCGAGCGGATGAACTACTGCAAGTACCGAGCTCACGCCCTAGCCTCGCGGCTGTCGCGATCCCGGCCCGCACTCGACAAGGTCCGTGAGGCGGAATCGTGCCTGATCCGCGCCGAGCGGCTCCGCAACTATCTGATCCAAGCGAACACCCGGCTGGTGATGTCGATCGCCCGGAAGTTCGCCGACGCCCGCAACGGCTTCGACGACCTGCTCAGCCAGGGCATCGCCTCGCTGATGCACGCGGTGGAGAAGTTCGATTTCAGCCGCGGCTACCGCTTCAGCACTTACGCCACCTGCGCCGTGCGGCGTGACTTGTACCGATTGGTGATGAAGCAAAAGCAGAGCCTGCAACGTTTCGCTACCGGTTCAGGCGAGTTGCTCGATGGTTGCGCCGAGGACGAAGCGGACCCGGACGAGCTGACCGAGTCGTCGTGGCGCCATCTCAGCACGGCTCTGGTGAAGATGCTCGAGCGGCTCGACGAGCGGGAACGCTTCATCATCACCTATCGCTTCGGGCTCGATGAGACCGGGAACCGTTCGTCCTACAGCCGTCTCGGCGAACGGCTGGGGATCTCCAAAGAACGGGTCCGCCAGCTCGCGAACCGCGCGCTCGACAAGCTGCGAGAACACGCCCCCGAGTTCCGCCTTGAGGCGTTGGTGAGCTGA